The following coding sequences are from one Aliarcobacter skirrowii CCUG 10374 window:
- a CDS encoding SH3 domain-containing protein: MIKSFFSKRVKILLVFIALASILFYIFSDKKVTQTIFELEDIELLSLSKKAKNSAIDQEKESKEFLKKYFLVWEQDNISISKEDALWGFSIKDVTRYLENFSKIDSEWLEKEKINSNFEEFNTLNKKAITIKNTNIRVFPTISPIFKNPETLGEGFPFDYNQNSLLKINSPLMISHLSKDRAWAFIESGFVYGWVKIDDIAFVDDKFINEFKNENYFITIKEDFAIYNPNFIEYIKASTIFPKKENRYLIATKDRFMNARIDFIDIKDDYISSFPLEFNLENRVIVLKEFLNEPYGWGGLFANRDCSSFTQDYFSIFGKLIARNSKAQTSFGEYIDLSDKSNEEKKRFIKNSAKPFSTLVYLQGHIMLYIGNLDKEPLLVHNIWSIKLKDKDNNEKRQIVGKTVISTLEIGKELEEYDSENSVLSRVLGVTIF; this comes from the coding sequence AAAAAGTGACTCAAACAATTTTTGAGCTTGAGGATATTGAACTTTTATCACTATCAAAAAAAGCAAAAAATAGTGCAATTGATCAAGAAAAAGAGAGCAAAGAGTTTTTAAAAAAATATTTTTTAGTTTGGGAACAAGACAATATAAGTATCTCTAAAGAGGATGCTTTATGGGGATTTTCAATCAAAGATGTTACAAGATATTTAGAAAACTTCTCTAAAATAGACTCAGAATGGCTAGAAAAAGAGAAGATTAATTCAAATTTTGAAGAGTTTAATACTCTAAATAAAAAAGCAATAACAATAAAAAATACAAATATAAGAGTTTTTCCTACAATATCACCTATATTTAAAAATCCAGAAACTCTAGGAGAAGGTTTTCCATTTGATTATAATCAAAATTCACTTCTAAAAATAAACTCTCCATTAATGATTTCTCATCTTTCAAAAGACAGAGCTTGGGCTTTTATTGAATCAGGATTTGTTTATGGTTGGGTTAAAATAGATGATATTGCTTTTGTTGATGATAAATTTATAAATGAGTTTAAAAATGAAAACTATTTTATTACTATAAAAGAAGATTTTGCAATTTACAATCCAAATTTTATTGAATATATAAAAGCTAGCACAATTTTTCCTAAAAAAGAGAATAGATATTTAATAGCAACAAAAGATAGATTTATGAATGCAAGAATCGATTTTATAGATATAAAAGATGATTATATTAGCTCTTTTCCACTTGAATTTAATTTAGAAAATAGAGTAATAGTATTAAAAGAGTTTTTAAATGAGCCTTATGGTTGGGGTGGACTTTTTGCAAACAGGGATTGCTCTAGTTTCACTCAAGACTACTTTTCTATTTTTGGAAAATTAATTGCAAGAAACTCAAAGGCTCAAACTTCATTTGGAGAGTATATTGATTTGAGTGATAAATCAAACGAAGAGAAAAAAAGATTTATAAAAAATAGTGCAAAACCATTCTCAACTTTAGTATATCTTCAAGGGCATATAATGCTTTATATTGGAAATTTAGATAAAGAACCACTTTTAGTTCACAATATTTGGAGTATAAAACTAAAAGATAAAGATAATAATGAAAAGAGACAAATAGTTGGAAAAACTGTAATATCTACTCTTGAAATTGGAAAAGAGCTAGAAGAGTATGATAGTGAAAACAGTGTTTTAAGTAGAGTTTTAGGAGTAACTATTTTTTAG